The Prosthecobacter dejongeii genome contains a region encoding:
- a CDS encoding alpha-2-macroglobulin family protein: MKPISRFGLASALFLAALLPTSVSLAAPEKKGRVETKAEPVLEADFSINPAELSPESTLEVVFPTPMIPKEKIGTVDPESPLVIKPALAGKFHWVSTRSGQYKLTQAPKFNASYDFVLRAGLRDVAGKVLSTEPLASVNSAQFRVIDQSPKWFNDSEARRVPHFLFEFNDNVTAGDAAAHIVFVSETPPLTIPATARHATSKDFDKYSEPQPTWAEEIAKVKPTLAEGATRLSAIVVEPKEPLPVANKWKLVIQPTLMNASGYVNLAAGDAIALGDVKPFEVRQASGHTPFDQPYYLEIAFNKALLPAQDTPTKPEEIQALADKMATAIHIEPTVTGLKAEIQGYSLRLSGGFALKTPYRVVVEPNIMSGDGLPLSAVAEHEVTFIPNAPYVAAPAFVRTQLAKGTGEFEISAANVREVRVRAKKLTGPELLQTTQKYEAYRSAFYQNEKKKKEFKPESLETYPGTVVFDRTFPVTKPLDQSEMLKLNWREVLGGDVAAPLFLEFEGRAADGVAEKGVITQTLVQFTDLGLMQKSNGRETLVFVTSLQTGKPVSDVRLTAVDAEQKLIGYADTDANGIALLKGANPSLVLAEKAGDCTALDCDDSHIGGAIPYDIPTAWEDVWKPVRRTFVFSDRPLYRPGDTAHVKALTRTRMADDLTIDAESSKARVVIRDPRYRVVMEKEITFSPNGSWNEDFKLPEGPMGWYELMVHFDVPGQENQGASGFYSFRVDDYKPNSFEVKLDGKKLDVLADRLKLPLTANYYMGKSLSRAKASWTASSSRAFTPPQGYDDYHFGDAPRWAHYGKDRDANGDFDDSDSEEESEWWVNGDVFLNDEGVATLEMPMPPPDRAALPQQVRVTAEVTDINQQTISSATEFEVPGADYILGLKGPQLFGAVGQEVRVDVLAIDSKGQPAAGQINAEVKVERQEYHTLKIATAGGGSTTKDQVILREELKQNIALKSPAANSAPTALISFKPTRGGVYFVTAESIDAKGKKMLSRLPVYVLGGGEFPWAMEDGARINLQPEKKKLKPGEEAVIVVKTPIAGTALVSVERNKVHRHFVTQISPEQPVIRVPVQDEEAPNVFVSVVLVRGSDGSPKQHKMPEYKVGYCQLEVDSKAKELTVAIAPEKPEVKPAESFNVTGTITDFQGKPVIGSEVTLYAVDEGVLSLMKHETPDPSAYFYEAQPLAIDNYTSFDDILPEEFAARERGNKGFVIGGGGELDESALPVRKNFVATPLWLATVMTDGQGKISTMVKAPDNLTRYRLMAIASSGADRFGSGESAFKINKPLMVEPVVPRFARLEDETLLKAVIHNTTPHSGEVEVRLELDETTDFIREERAFIPVSIKPAASAEPKVWSQTVSVKAGETTAVAFPVRFAKLGTAQWKWSAKTVKWTAGAPSLNDATISTFEVTYPVPELKEVRYARLSADASVENLAKQINPALLEGEGSVQVSISTSRLSEAKDALEYILTYPYGCAEQTTSATMPWLALGGYQPLFPDLITTEKTKDAIQKGVNRLLQMTTEEGGLAYWPGGNEPSLWASAYGGLMLLRARDAGAAVPPEVVDKLLEYLSKKLRGLEEEKDFYNITDCSLALYTLAKGKKAEPAYQNLLHGKRDRLPEAARLYTALSMCLTDAPSQQIQEMVGWTPPAPPEKPTAKKATAKKKAITPPRPTAPVWSHWAGNGVNKALRLIVYTHLGLKQDAEKLATSMLQSRNGRGEWGNTFTNAWTLTSLAAYERSLKSTSEPLLAKVLWDAQEQPLSIPAHPGTAQVSFALNDKLAAAPLKVELPAGREAFSRIQASAYPPARDFAGENKGYAIERRYQKLADDGTLLPPDNLRVGEMVVVTLQIEIGGGDRYLAINDPLPSVLEAINPEFDSQSEREGDQLPEGVDAWFCDHREVRADRALFFTDFAPEKGKFQLRYLARVIGEGDAIAPPARIEAMYEPNKYGLSPSQRLRTLPSGAGQVAGK; the protein is encoded by the coding sequence ATGAAACCTATCTCGCGTTTTGGGCTGGCTTCAGCCCTCTTTTTGGCGGCCTTGCTGCCCACTTCTGTCTCTTTGGCGGCTCCTGAGAAAAAGGGCCGCGTCGAAACCAAAGCCGAACCCGTTTTGGAAGCGGATTTTTCCATTAATCCGGCGGAGCTTTCACCCGAAAGTACGCTGGAAGTGGTCTTCCCCACACCGATGATTCCCAAGGAAAAAATCGGTACGGTGGACCCTGAATCGCCTTTGGTCATTAAGCCTGCGCTTGCAGGCAAATTTCATTGGGTGAGCACGCGCAGTGGTCAATACAAGCTGACCCAGGCCCCGAAGTTCAATGCCAGTTACGACTTTGTTCTGCGTGCAGGTCTCCGTGATGTCGCAGGCAAAGTGCTTTCCACGGAGCCGCTAGCCTCGGTCAACAGCGCCCAGTTCCGCGTCATTGATCAATCGCCGAAGTGGTTCAATGACAGTGAGGCTCGGCGAGTGCCGCACTTCCTCTTTGAGTTCAATGACAACGTGACCGCGGGGGATGCCGCCGCCCACATCGTTTTTGTCTCGGAAACTCCGCCTTTGACGATTCCTGCTACTGCCCGGCATGCCACGAGTAAGGACTTTGATAAGTACAGTGAGCCTCAGCCGACCTGGGCTGAAGAGATCGCCAAGGTGAAGCCGACTTTGGCCGAAGGAGCCACTCGATTGAGTGCCATCGTCGTCGAGCCGAAAGAACCGTTACCCGTTGCCAACAAATGGAAACTCGTCATTCAGCCCACGCTGATGAATGCTTCGGGTTATGTCAATCTCGCCGCAGGTGATGCCATTGCTTTAGGGGATGTGAAACCCTTTGAAGTACGCCAAGCCAGTGGTCACACTCCGTTTGATCAGCCTTATTACCTCGAGATCGCTTTTAACAAAGCCTTGCTGCCTGCCCAAGACACTCCAACAAAGCCAGAAGAGATCCAGGCTCTGGCCGATAAGATGGCCACAGCCATTCATATCGAACCTACGGTCACGGGCCTGAAGGCCGAGATTCAGGGCTACAGCCTTCGCCTCAGTGGGGGCTTTGCTTTGAAGACCCCCTACCGTGTGGTGGTGGAGCCTAACATTATGTCGGGTGATGGGCTGCCCCTGTCAGCCGTGGCTGAACACGAGGTGACTTTCATCCCGAATGCTCCGTACGTCGCAGCCCCAGCTTTTGTGCGGACGCAGTTGGCCAAAGGCACGGGTGAATTTGAAATCTCTGCTGCCAACGTTCGTGAAGTCCGAGTGCGCGCGAAGAAACTCACGGGGCCAGAACTTCTACAGACTACCCAGAAGTATGAGGCCTACCGCAGTGCCTTTTATCAGAACGAGAAAAAGAAAAAGGAATTTAAACCCGAGTCCTTAGAGACCTATCCAGGTACCGTTGTTTTTGATCGCACCTTTCCGGTGACTAAACCGCTGGATCAAAGTGAGATGCTGAAGCTCAACTGGCGTGAAGTGCTGGGTGGGGATGTCGCTGCCCCTTTGTTCCTGGAGTTTGAAGGGCGCGCGGCAGACGGAGTGGCCGAAAAAGGTGTCATCACCCAAACCCTGGTGCAGTTCACGGATCTAGGGCTGATGCAAAAGAGCAATGGACGTGAGACCTTGGTTTTTGTGACGTCCTTGCAGACAGGCAAACCCGTGAGTGATGTGCGTTTGACGGCGGTGGATGCGGAGCAAAAACTCATTGGTTATGCCGATACAGATGCTAATGGAATTGCTCTTCTCAAAGGGGCCAATCCTTCTCTTGTTCTGGCAGAGAAAGCCGGTGATTGCACCGCCTTGGATTGTGATGACTCGCACATCGGTGGTGCCATCCCGTATGACATCCCCACGGCCTGGGAAGATGTGTGGAAGCCTGTTCGCCGCACCTTTGTCTTTTCAGATCGCCCTCTGTATCGCCCCGGTGACACCGCTCATGTGAAGGCGCTGACACGTACTCGAATGGCGGATGACCTAACCATTGATGCAGAATCCTCCAAAGCCCGCGTGGTCATTCGCGATCCACGTTATCGCGTGGTGATGGAAAAGGAAATCACCTTCAGTCCGAACGGTTCTTGGAATGAAGATTTTAAACTGCCTGAAGGCCCCATGGGCTGGTATGAGCTCATGGTGCACTTCGATGTTCCCGGTCAGGAAAACCAAGGAGCCAGTGGCTTCTATTCCTTCCGCGTGGATGACTACAAGCCCAATAGCTTTGAAGTAAAGTTGGATGGCAAGAAGCTCGATGTCTTGGCAGATCGCCTGAAGTTACCCCTGACGGCGAATTATTACATGGGCAAGTCTCTCAGTCGTGCCAAAGCGAGCTGGACGGCCTCCTCCTCACGTGCTTTCACGCCGCCGCAGGGCTATGATGATTACCACTTCGGCGATGCACCTCGCTGGGCTCACTACGGCAAAGATCGCGATGCCAATGGCGACTTCGATGACAGCGATTCCGAAGAAGAAAGTGAATGGTGGGTCAATGGGGATGTGTTTCTCAACGATGAAGGTGTGGCTACGTTGGAAATGCCCATGCCGCCGCCTGATCGCGCCGCCTTGCCTCAGCAGGTGCGTGTCACCGCTGAGGTGACGGACATCAATCAGCAAACCATCAGTTCGGCCACCGAATTCGAAGTGCCAGGTGCCGACTATATTTTAGGGCTGAAAGGCCCCCAGCTCTTTGGTGCTGTGGGTCAAGAGGTGCGAGTGGATGTGCTAGCCATTGATTCCAAAGGTCAGCCTGCAGCTGGTCAGATCAATGCCGAGGTGAAGGTGGAACGCCAGGAATACCACACCCTGAAAATTGCCACTGCGGGGGGCGGTTCAACCACCAAAGATCAAGTGATCTTACGTGAAGAACTAAAACAAAACATCGCTCTGAAATCGCCTGCGGCCAATAGCGCACCGACGGCGCTCATCAGCTTCAAGCCCACCCGTGGGGGTGTCTATTTTGTCACGGCCGAATCCATTGATGCAAAGGGCAAAAAGATGCTTTCACGCCTGCCCGTGTATGTGCTGGGTGGTGGTGAATTTCCTTGGGCTATGGAAGATGGCGCGCGCATCAATCTCCAGCCTGAAAAGAAAAAGCTAAAGCCCGGCGAAGAAGCTGTGATCGTGGTGAAGACTCCCATCGCCGGCACGGCCCTCGTCAGTGTGGAGCGTAACAAAGTGCATCGTCATTTTGTCACCCAGATCTCGCCAGAGCAGCCTGTGATCCGAGTGCCCGTGCAGGATGAAGAAGCGCCGAATGTGTTCGTCTCGGTCGTGCTCGTTCGCGGCAGTGATGGCAGCCCGAAACAGCACAAGATGCCTGAATACAAGGTGGGCTATTGCCAATTGGAAGTGGATTCAAAAGCTAAGGAACTGACCGTGGCCATTGCTCCGGAGAAGCCCGAGGTGAAGCCTGCTGAATCCTTCAATGTCACAGGCACCATCACGGATTTCCAGGGCAAGCCTGTCATTGGCAGTGAGGTGACTCTTTATGCGGTGGATGAAGGTGTGCTCAGCCTCATGAAACACGAGACGCCGGATCCTTCGGCCTATTTCTATGAAGCCCAACCGCTGGCCATTGATAACTACACCTCCTTTGATGACATCCTGCCTGAGGAGTTCGCGGCCCGTGAGCGGGGTAATAAAGGATTCGTCATCGGTGGTGGTGGCGAGCTGGATGAGAGCGCCTTGCCCGTGCGCAAAAACTTCGTTGCTACACCTCTCTGGTTAGCCACGGTGATGACGGATGGCCAGGGTAAGATCAGCACAATGGTCAAGGCCCCGGATAATCTTACCCGCTACCGCTTGATGGCCATCGCTAGCAGTGGTGCAGATCGTTTTGGCAGTGGTGAATCAGCCTTCAAAATCAACAAGCCGCTCATGGTCGAGCCAGTGGTTCCGCGCTTTGCCCGCTTGGAAGATGAAACCCTGCTGAAGGCAGTGATTCACAACACCACTCCTCATTCTGGAGAGGTAGAAGTGCGCCTGGAGCTTGATGAGACCACAGACTTCATTCGCGAAGAGCGTGCCTTCATTCCCGTCAGCATCAAGCCCGCAGCTTCTGCCGAACCTAAAGTATGGTCGCAGACTGTCTCCGTCAAAGCTGGCGAAACCACGGCAGTGGCCTTCCCGGTTCGTTTCGCTAAGCTAGGCACAGCCCAGTGGAAATGGTCGGCCAAAACGGTCAAATGGACAGCCGGTGCCCCGTCTCTGAATGACGCCACCATTTCCACGTTTGAAGTGACCTATCCAGTACCCGAATTGAAGGAAGTCCGGTATGCTCGCTTAAGTGCTGATGCTTCGGTGGAGAACTTGGCCAAGCAGATAAACCCCGCCCTGCTTGAAGGAGAAGGCAGCGTGCAGGTGAGCATCAGCACCTCGCGTCTCTCGGAGGCGAAGGATGCTCTCGAATACATTCTGACCTATCCCTATGGCTGTGCCGAGCAGACCACCTCCGCCACCATGCCGTGGCTGGCGCTCGGCGGTTACCAACCGCTTTTCCCAGATCTCATCACTACAGAGAAGACTAAAGACGCTATTCAAAAAGGTGTGAATCGTCTCCTGCAAATGACCACGGAAGAAGGTGGCCTTGCCTATTGGCCGGGCGGCAATGAGCCATCTCTGTGGGCCAGCGCCTACGGCGGTCTCATGCTGCTGCGTGCTCGAGATGCCGGTGCTGCGGTGCCACCGGAGGTAGTGGATAAACTCCTCGAATACCTCTCCAAAAAACTGCGCGGACTGGAAGAGGAAAAAGATTTTTATAACATCACCGACTGCTCCCTCGCACTCTACACTCTGGCGAAGGGGAAGAAGGCAGAACCGGCCTACCAAAATTTGCTTCATGGCAAACGTGATCGCCTCCCTGAGGCGGCCCGCCTTTACACCGCTCTCTCCATGTGCCTCACGGACGCGCCGAGCCAGCAGATCCAGGAAATGGTGGGCTGGACACCGCCTGCTCCTCCGGAAAAACCCACGGCGAAAAAAGCGACAGCTAAGAAAAAAGCGATCACGCCTCCTCGTCCAACAGCTCCCGTCTGGTCTCATTGGGCAGGCAATGGTGTCAACAAAGCCCTACGGCTCATTGTTTACACCCACCTAGGCCTGAAGCAGGATGCGGAAAAGTTGGCCACCTCCATGCTGCAAAGTCGCAATGGCCGTGGCGAGTGGGGCAACACCTTTACCAATGCCTGGACGCTGACATCCCTGGCTGCCTATGAACGCAGCCTGAAATCCACCTCGGAGCCCCTCCTTGCCAAAGTCTTGTGGGATGCCCAAGAGCAGCCATTGAGCATCCCCGCTCATCCAGGGACGGCCCAGGTTTCCTTTGCCCTCAATGACAAGCTGGCGGCAGCGCCTCTGAAAGTGGAGCTTCCTGCGGGACGTGAAGCTTTCTCCCGCATCCAGGCCAGTGCCTACCCGCCTGCTCGTGATTTTGCAGGTGAGAACAAAGGCTACGCCATTGAACGCAGGTATCAAAAACTGGCCGATGACGGCACCCTCTTACCCCCAGATAATCTGCGAGTGGGAGAAATGGTCGTGGTGACCCTCCAGATCGAAATTGGTGGCGGTGACCGTTACCTCGCCATCAATGATCCTCTGCCGAGCGTCCTGGAGGCGATCAACCCAGAGTTCGATTCCCAGAGCGAGCGCGAAGGCGACCAACTTCCAGAAGGCGTGGATGCCTGGTTCTGCGACCATCGCGAAGTCCGTGCAGATCGTGCACTCTTCTTCACTGATTTCGCTCCCGAGAAGGGCAAGTTCCAGCTTCGTTACTTGGCCCGCGTGATTGGGGAAGGGGATGCCATCGCTCCTCCCGCCCGCATCGAGGCCATGTATGAGCCTAACAAATACGGCCTCAGTCCCAGCCAGCGCCTTCGCACCCTACCATCCGGCGCTGGACAGGTAGCTGGAAAATAA
- a CDS encoding glycosyltransferase family 9 protein, with protein sequence MERPKPRILVIRGGAIGDFILTLPAIRLIRETLVGCHVEVLGYPGIMELALKAGLADSARSLEHRSMALLFAKGAPLDPALVEYLLSFNVIVSYLFDPDGVLRGQLEKIGVKTLLECPHSVKPGKGHAAEQLAKPLEKLAMYLDEPDWRAPLFARPNADSKKSRIGLHLGSGSTKKNWAIENWQEVTAAIQQQRPELDLAIITGEVELERGITPTGFQADHHWHALPLPELVDHLATCDFFLGHDSGISHLASACGVPCLLLFGPTNPDIWAPPQPGVSIIRAENGDWAQLTPEKVIPVVMERLSPYR encoded by the coding sequence ATGGAGCGCCCAAAACCGCGCATCCTGGTCATTCGCGGCGGGGCTATCGGAGACTTCATCCTCACGCTGCCGGCGATCCGGCTGATCCGGGAAACCCTGGTGGGCTGCCACGTGGAGGTCCTGGGCTATCCAGGAATCATGGAACTGGCCCTCAAGGCCGGCCTGGCAGACTCTGCCCGCAGTTTAGAGCATCGCTCCATGGCTTTGCTCTTTGCCAAGGGAGCCCCGCTGGACCCAGCGCTGGTGGAGTATCTTCTGAGCTTCAATGTTATCGTCAGTTACCTGTTCGATCCCGATGGCGTCCTGCGTGGTCAGCTTGAAAAAATCGGCGTGAAGACATTGCTGGAGTGCCCTCACTCAGTCAAACCAGGCAAGGGCCATGCTGCGGAGCAACTGGCGAAGCCGCTGGAAAAACTGGCGATGTATCTGGATGAACCGGACTGGCGAGCCCCGCTGTTTGCGCGGCCAAACGCGGATTCAAAAAAGAGCCGAATCGGCCTTCACTTAGGCAGCGGCTCAACAAAGAAAAATTGGGCAATCGAGAATTGGCAAGAGGTAACGGCAGCCATTCAGCAGCAGCGACCCGAGCTAGATTTGGCGATCATCACTGGGGAGGTGGAACTGGAACGCGGCATCACACCCACCGGATTCCAGGCGGATCATCATTGGCACGCGCTGCCCCTGCCTGAGCTGGTGGATCACCTCGCAACCTGCGATTTCTTCCTCGGCCACGACAGCGGCATCTCCCACCTCGCTTCCGCTTGCGGGGTTCCCTGCCTGCTGCTTTTCGGGCCGACCAATCCGGACATCTGGGCACCACCCCAGCCGGGTGTCAGCATTATTCGGGCAGAAAACGGGGACTGGGCGCAGCTCACTCCTGAAAAGGTCATCCCTGTGGTGATGGAACGTTTGTCGCCGTACCGATAA
- a CDS encoding adenylate kinase family protein, with product MAESQPRFRTLLILGAPGSGKGTQGKVLGSIPRFHHLACGDVFRSLDTRTALGQKFVQYSSRGELVPDDVTVQLWRANIKQKVDGHQFKPEIDFLVLDGIPRNVDQAKFMEEDIEVLKVFHLSCPDRTELARRLRKRALKDNRFDDANESVIQQRFATYEAETKPILEYYKGDRIVDIDASQPPAKVLYDILAGVMTLQAWRDIEQMKV from the coding sequence ATGGCTGAATCCCAACCTCGTTTTCGCACTCTTCTGATCCTCGGCGCTCCCGGCAGCGGCAAAGGCACCCAGGGGAAAGTGCTCGGTTCCATCCCGCGGTTTCATCATCTGGCCTGTGGAGATGTGTTCCGCTCTCTGGATACACGCACGGCTTTGGGACAGAAGTTTGTCCAATATTCCAGCCGTGGAGAACTGGTGCCGGATGATGTCACCGTGCAGCTTTGGCGCGCGAACATCAAACAAAAGGTGGATGGTCACCAGTTCAAGCCAGAGATTGATTTCCTGGTACTGGACGGCATCCCGCGCAATGTGGATCAGGCAAAATTTATGGAAGAGGACATCGAAGTCCTGAAGGTGTTTCACCTTTCCTGCCCCGACCGCACGGAACTGGCCCGCCGACTGCGCAAGCGGGCGCTTAAAGACAATCGTTTTGATGATGCGAATGAAAGCGTCATCCAGCAGCGTTTCGCCACCTACGAGGCCGAGACCAAGCCAATCCTGGAGTACTACAAGGGCGACCGTATTGTGGATATTGATGCCAGCCAGCCGCCAGCCAAGGTACTTTACGACATCCTCGCCGGTGTGATGACCCTCCAGGCCTGGCGTGACATCGAGCAAATGAAGGTGTAA
- the fmt gene encoding methionyl-tRNA formyltransferase — protein sequence MRILFIGTGDIGLPSLEWLLYTPKHQVVGVVTQPDKPAGRKLVLTPPQIKVRAEAAGIPVIQPLKIRNAVEELKAFNADVAVVVAYGQILSRAVLDVPKLACLNIHASLLPKYRGASPIQAAIRAGDSETGVTIMHMDEGLDTGDILLMDRVTIEPTDTGGSLHDKLALAAPASLEEALDLIASGPAPRKAQENEFASDCGKLKREDGRLDWTRSASELELLIRAYNPWPGTFTLLPGDGKPAPLKVHRARVIPDAEACPAPGTVVESDPKTGLIVACGQGLLALEEVQAEGGKRLAAGDFLRGKPLEVGVIFSP from the coding sequence ATGCGCATCCTTTTCATCGGTACCGGGGACATCGGTCTGCCCTCGCTGGAGTGGCTTCTCTACACGCCTAAACACCAAGTGGTGGGCGTAGTAACCCAGCCGGACAAGCCTGCAGGGCGCAAGCTAGTGCTGACGCCACCGCAGATCAAAGTCAGGGCGGAAGCTGCGGGCATCCCCGTGATCCAGCCCCTAAAAATCCGAAATGCCGTCGAAGAGCTGAAAGCTTTCAATGCCGATGTGGCCGTGGTGGTGGCCTATGGGCAGATCCTCTCTCGCGCAGTGCTCGACGTTCCGAAGCTGGCCTGCCTCAACATCCATGCATCCCTGCTGCCCAAGTATCGCGGGGCGTCCCCCATCCAGGCGGCAATCCGCGCCGGTGATAGCGAAACGGGCGTGACCATCATGCACATGGATGAAGGCCTGGACACAGGCGACATTCTGTTAATGGACCGTGTCACCATCGAACCGACCGACACAGGCGGAAGCCTGCATGACAAGCTGGCCCTGGCCGCCCCAGCTAGCCTGGAAGAAGCGTTGGACCTCATTGCTTCAGGCCCAGCGCCACGCAAGGCGCAGGAAAATGAATTCGCCAGTGACTGCGGCAAACTGAAACGTGAAGATGGCCGACTGGACTGGACACGCAGCGCTAGCGAACTGGAGCTTCTCATCCGCGCCTACAATCCCTGGCCCGGCACCTTTACCCTGCTGCCAGGTGACGGCAAACCCGCACCGCTGAAGGTGCATCGCGCACGAGTCATCCCCGACGCCGAAGCCTGCCCTGCGCCCGGAACCGTGGTCGAGAGTGATCCCAAGACCGGCCTCATCGTGGCCTGCGGTCAGGGTCTCCTGGCTCTGGAAGAAGTGCAGGCCGAAGGCGGCAAACGCCTGGCGGCAGGAGATTTTCTGCGGGGTAAACCGTTGGAAGTGGGGGTTATTTTCTCACCCTGA
- a CDS encoding DUF3592 domain-containing protein translates to MSSAPVSSLSGRLWLAGMGLFLAMAGLLFTWVLWTSWQRAEETRRWVATPCRIISAQVHSERPTPHSNPAHKADVRYSYTFEGKALTGTRIKRVDSASQHEDNARKKLEDYPIGQETTCYVNPAQPDIAILKHDSRAALYSIWFPLLFVFGGLGMAWNALWR, encoded by the coding sequence ATGTCTTCCGCCCCCGTTTCCTCTCTTTCCGGTCGCCTTTGGCTCGCTGGCATGGGCCTCTTTTTGGCCATGGCTGGGCTGCTCTTTACCTGGGTGCTGTGGACATCCTGGCAGCGGGCGGAGGAGACGCGCCGCTGGGTGGCCACTCCCTGCCGAATTATTTCAGCGCAAGTCCATAGTGAGCGCCCCACGCCTCACTCCAATCCCGCGCACAAAGCCGACGTACGCTACTCGTACACATTTGAGGGCAAAGCCTTGACGGGCACTCGAATCAAGCGGGTGGACTCCGCCAGTCAGCACGAGGACAACGCCCGCAAAAAGCTGGAGGACTACCCCATCGGCCAGGAAACCACCTGCTACGTCAATCCTGCCCAGCCGGACATCGCCATCCTCAAGCACGATTCCCGTGCCGCTCTGTACTCCATCTGGTTCCCACTGCTCTTCGTCTTCGGCGGTTTAGGCATGGCCTGGAATGCTCTGTGGCGGTAA
- the recJ gene encoding single-stranded-DNA-specific exonuclease RecJ — protein MALASEIPLPNTLPPRWLLKPVPEAAGDMAADTGLPLLLTTLLAQRGLVSSDQIQDFLVPKLASLGDPTVLPEMNIAVARILKAVDENQRVALYGDYDVDGVTSMALMHLTLKAYGLRTHLFLPSRMEEGYGLSMDGFARLFEEFGKPDLLLALDCGTTSIKELTWLQEQGVDCVIVDHHELSPFGRPPCVALVNPKLGADYHYFCTAGLVFKVAHALLKTRRVDFDLKEALDLVALGTVADLVPLIDENRLLVRRGLEALAQTERIGLRALKEIAGVDGFIQTHHVGFRLGPRLNAAGRLDTASTALQLLLAEDSLVANEFAVLLENHNRDRQAVELEVFNEAEQQLLAMGDLEHIPAVVLGSRKWHPGVVGIVASRISRLVHRPTILFSFDENGMGKGSGRSIPGFSLVEAIEFCREHIVRGGGHAMAAGVSVHEDKLEIFRERFSEAARRALSEEALTPVLELDVEVRLRDLSLEFLRNFRLMEPFGQRNHEPVFLCKRVMPRLPGRLMKEKHLRVMLSQDGASMEARWFNAPLKNLPKPPWDVAMRVQRNFWRGEEQWQLTLDAVRTSEAD, from the coding sequence ATGGCCCTCGCTTCTGAAATCCCTTTGCCCAATACCCTGCCCCCGCGCTGGCTGCTGAAGCCCGTGCCGGAAGCCGCCGGGGATATGGCTGCGGATACGGGCCTGCCCCTGCTGCTGACCACGCTGCTAGCCCAGCGTGGGCTGGTTTCGTCAGACCAGATTCAGGATTTCCTGGTGCCTAAGTTGGCCTCGCTCGGAGACCCAACGGTTCTGCCAGAGATGAACATCGCGGTGGCGCGCATCCTGAAGGCGGTGGATGAAAACCAACGCGTGGCCCTTTATGGCGACTATGATGTGGATGGGGTGACCTCCATGGCGCTGATGCACCTGACGCTGAAGGCGTACGGCCTGCGCACCCACCTCTTTCTGCCTTCTCGCATGGAAGAAGGTTATGGATTGAGCATGGATGGCTTTGCCCGGCTTTTTGAGGAATTTGGCAAGCCTGATCTGCTGCTGGCACTGGACTGCGGCACCACTTCCATCAAGGAGCTAACTTGGCTCCAAGAACAGGGCGTGGACTGCGTGATTGTAGATCACCATGAGTTGTCGCCGTTTGGCCGCCCCCCCTGTGTCGCACTGGTAAATCCTAAGCTGGGAGCGGATTATCATTACTTTTGCACAGCAGGCCTCGTTTTCAAAGTGGCCCACGCGCTGCTTAAGACACGCCGGGTGGACTTTGATCTCAAAGAGGCCCTGGATCTGGTGGCCCTTGGGACCGTGGCTGACTTGGTGCCTTTGATTGATGAAAATCGCCTGCTGGTGCGTCGCGGACTTGAGGCCCTGGCGCAGACGGAGCGCATCGGCCTGCGGGCCCTGAAGGAAATCGCGGGTGTGGATGGGTTCATCCAGACACATCACGTGGGATTCCGCCTCGGGCCGCGCCTGAACGCCGCCGGGCGCCTGGATACGGCCTCCACCGCCCTGCAACTGCTGCTGGCGGAGGATTCGCTGGTGGCGAATGAATTTGCCGTTCTTCTAGAAAACCATAACCGCGACCGCCAAGCGGTGGAACTGGAGGTCTTTAATGAGGCTGAGCAGCAACTGCTGGCCATGGGAGATCTGGAGCACATCCCCGCTGTGGTCTTGGGCTCGCGCAAATGGCACCCGGGCGTGGTTGGCATTGTGGCCTCACGCATTTCCCGGCTTGTGCATCGGCCTACCATCCTGTTTTCCTTTGACGAAAATGGTATGGGCAAAGGCAGCGGTCGCAGCATCCCAGGTTTTTCCTTGGTGGAAGCCATCGAATTCTGCCGTGAACACATCGTACGCGGCGGTGGCCATGCCATGGCTGCGGGTGTTTCGGTTCACGAAGACAAGCTGGAGATCTTCCGCGAGCGTTTTTCAGAGGCGGCCCGGCGCGCCCTCAGTGAGGAAGCGCTGACGCCCGTCCTAGAGCTGGATGTGGAAGTACGGCTGCGTGATCTTTCCCTGGAATTCCTGCGCAATTTTCGACTCATGGAGCCCTTCGGGCAGCGCAATCATGAGCCCGTCTTCCTTTGCAAACGCGTCATGCCACGCCTGCCGGGACGTCTCATGAAGGAGAAGCACCTGCGCGTGATGCTGAGCCAAGATGGAGCCTCCATGGAAGCCCGTTGGTTCAACGCACCGCTGAAAAATCTACCGAAACCTCCGTGGGATGTTGCCATGCGAGTGCAAAGAAACTTTTGGCGGGGCGAAGAGCAGTGGCAACTTACGCTGGATGCTGTGCGCACTTCTGAAGCCGATTGA